The following coding sequences lie in one Populus trichocarpa isolate Nisqually-1 chromosome 14, P.trichocarpa_v4.1, whole genome shotgun sequence genomic window:
- the LOC7463399 gene encoding outer envelope pore protein 24A, chloroplastic: MKASLKGKYDNDKSSTAATVAFNAGDVKLRASITDATVVNGPSLNGLALAVEKPGFFIIDYNVPKKDFRFQFMNSVKVVDKPLNLTYIHCRGDNRTILDGTLVVDSANKISANYMLGTENCKLKYTYVHGGLTSFEQCYDFAKNSWDFAGSRKVYGDDVLRAVYQTSSKNLGMEWSRNSKLNGNFKVSASINLAEESKMPKLTAESTWNFEM, encoded by the exons ATGAAGGCGTCTTTAAAGGGCAAGTATGATAATGACAAAAGCAGCACCGCTGCTACTGTCGCCTTCAACGCCGGCGATGTTAAGCTCCGGGCTTCCATAACTGACGCCACAGTCGTCAACGGCCCTAGCTTAAACGGCCTGGCTTTAGCTGTCGAGAAACCTGGCTTCTTCATAATTGACTACAACGTTCCGAAAAAG GATTTTAGGTTTCAGTTTATGAACTCAGTTAAGGTTGTGGACAAGCCCTTGAATTTGACATACATTCATTGTAGAGGGGATAACCGGACTATTTTGGATGGGACTCTTGTGGTTGATTCAGCGAACAAGATATCTGCTAATTATATGCTCGGTACAGAGAATTGCAAGTTGAAGTATACCTATGTGCATGGAGGACTGACTTCGTTCGAGCAATGTTATGATTTTGCAAAGAATTCATGGGATTTTGCTGGATCTCGAAAGGTTTATGGTGATGATGTGCTCAGGGCTGTGTATCAAACGTCAAGCAAGAATCTGGGCATGGAGTGGTCAAGGAATTCAAAGCTGAATGGGAATTTCAAG GTTTCTGCATCCATCAATTTGGCTGAGGAGTCAAAAATGCCAAAATTAACTGCAGAGAGCACATggaactttgagatgtga